A genome region from Streptomyces sp. NBC_01296 includes the following:
- the fusA gene encoding elongation factor G — protein sequence MRTDLNTSTTVRNLGILAHVDAGKTTVTERILYATGATHKRGEVHKGTTVTDYDPQERDRGITIFAAAVSCTWDDHRINLIDTPGHVDFSDEVERSLRVLDGAVAVFDAVAGVEPQSESVWRQADRHGVPRIVFVNKMDRVGADLDQAVTSVQERLRVVPLVVQLPIGQEDGFTGTVDLVRMRALVWGAGPDSFATGAVPDALYDEARRRRRLLEERVAELHPAALEEYCATSALSTATLTAALRDLTRSGEGVVVLCGSAYRNRGIEPLLDAVVSYLPSPADMPPVRGTRGTAAEERAADPSAPFAALAFKVSATATGRLTCLRVYSGTMRKGDTVLDAGTGRTERIGRILHVQADRHAEAEQAVAGDIVAVVGLKGTRAGSTLCAPHAPLVLEPAKAAAPVVSVAVEAGNSTETARLSSALAALVEEDPSLVVRTDPETGQTVLSGMGELHLEVAVEKIRRSHGLHIAVGRPRVAYRETVARGVTGLVYRHVKQDGGAGQFAHVVVDVEPLDGDAGGGGAGAGDGVFEFRSTVVGGRVPQEYVRAVEAGCRDALAEGPLGGHPVTGLRVTLTDGATHSKDSSEMAFRAAGRFALREALRAAEMELLEPVVEVVVTVPDDAVGGVLGDLAARRGRVSGSAARTGTTAVTAIVPLAELFGYASRLRSRSQGRGTFTTRPTGYAPVPVAAYQQALAG from the coding sequence ATGCGCACCGACCTGAACACCTCGACCACCGTCCGCAATCTCGGCATCCTCGCCCACGTCGACGCCGGGAAGACCACCGTCACCGAGCGGATCCTCTACGCCACCGGGGCCACCCACAAGCGCGGCGAGGTCCACAAGGGCACGACCGTCACCGACTACGACCCTCAGGAGCGAGACCGTGGCATCACCATCTTCGCCGCCGCCGTCAGCTGTACGTGGGACGACCACCGCATCAACCTGATCGACACACCCGGACACGTCGACTTCTCCGACGAAGTGGAGCGCTCGCTGCGCGTACTCGACGGCGCGGTCGCGGTGTTCGACGCCGTCGCGGGCGTCGAACCGCAGAGCGAGTCGGTATGGCGACAGGCCGACCGCCACGGCGTGCCGCGCATCGTGTTCGTCAACAAGATGGACCGCGTCGGCGCCGATCTCGACCAGGCGGTCACGTCCGTACAGGAGCGGCTCCGCGTCGTTCCGCTGGTCGTCCAGCTGCCCATCGGGCAGGAGGACGGTTTCACCGGGACGGTGGACCTCGTCCGCATGCGGGCGCTGGTCTGGGGCGCGGGACCCGACTCGTTCGCGACGGGTGCCGTACCCGATGCCCTGTACGACGAGGCACGCCGCCGCCGGCGGCTGCTGGAGGAGCGGGTGGCGGAACTCCACCCTGCCGCCCTGGAGGAGTACTGCGCCACGTCGGCGCTCTCCACCGCCACGCTGACCGCCGCGCTGCGCGACCTGACGCGCAGCGGTGAAGGCGTCGTCGTGCTGTGCGGCTCGGCGTACCGCAACCGCGGGATCGAGCCGCTGCTCGACGCCGTCGTGTCCTACCTCCCCTCGCCGGCGGACATGCCGCCGGTACGGGGGACCCGTGGCACGGCGGCGGAGGAACGGGCCGCCGATCCGTCGGCGCCGTTCGCCGCGCTGGCCTTCAAGGTGAGCGCGACGGCGACCGGCCGGCTGACCTGCCTGCGGGTCTATTCGGGAACGATGAGGAAGGGGGACACGGTGCTGGACGCGGGCACCGGCCGGACCGAGCGGATCGGACGGATCCTGCACGTGCAGGCCGACCGGCACGCCGAGGCGGAGCAGGCCGTGGCCGGGGACATCGTCGCCGTGGTCGGCCTCAAGGGCACCCGCGCCGGGTCCACGCTGTGCGCACCGCACGCTCCGCTCGTCCTCGAACCGGCGAAGGCCGCCGCACCCGTGGTGTCCGTGGCGGTCGAGGCGGGCAACAGCACCGAGACGGCACGCCTGTCGTCGGCGCTGGCCGCACTGGTCGAGGAGGACCCGTCGCTCGTGGTCCGGACGGATCCCGAGACGGGCCAGACGGTCCTGTCCGGGATGGGCGAGCTGCACCTGGAGGTGGCGGTGGAGAAGATCCGCCGCAGCCACGGGCTGCACATCGCCGTGGGCCGCCCGCGGGTGGCGTACCGGGAGACGGTGGCGCGCGGTGTGACGGGGCTGGTGTACCGGCACGTCAAGCAGGACGGCGGCGCGGGTCAGTTCGCCCATGTGGTCGTCGACGTCGAGCCCCTGGACGGGGACGCCGGCGGGGGCGGGGCCGGGGCCGGCGACGGCGTGTTCGAGTTCCGGTCGACCGTCGTCGGCGGGCGGGTGCCGCAGGAGTACGTCCGCGCGGTGGAGGCGGGCTGCCGGGACGCGCTCGCCGAGGGACCCCTCGGCGGCCATCCGGTGACCGGGCTGCGGGTCACCCTGACCGACGGGGCCACGCATTCCAAGGACTCCTCGGAGATGGCGTTCCGGGCGGCGGGCAGGTTCGCGCTGCGCGAGGCCCTGCGCGCCGCCGAGATGGAGCTGCTGGAGCCGGTGGTCGAGGTCGTGGTGACCGTGCCCGACGACGCCGTCGGCGGGGTGCTGGGCGATCTGGCCGCGCGGCGCGGACGGGTATCGGGCTCGGCTGCGAGGACGGGGACCACGGCGGTCACCGCCATTGTGCCGCTGGCCGAACTGTTCGGCTACGCGTCCCGGCTGCGCAGCCGTAGCCAGGGCCGGGGCACGTTCACCACCCGCCCCACGGGCTACGCCCCCGTCCCGGTGGCGGCGTAC
- a CDS encoding SCO0930 family lipoprotein produces the protein MTTAGSVAAVLLLAATGCGSSENGARNSNSVQPAGAGKPLGGAYDTGYGAGGYGSGATVAGSGSGSDVGSGSGKAEPAGQLSVRDIESVGSVVTDSAGMALYRFDKDTPQPPKSNCEGDCATTWPAVPADDASAAAGIDTALLGSVARADGSKQLTLAGWPVYRYAKDTKAGEAKGEGVGGTWHALAPDGKKAIDKKQKADGGGGMGGMDMKAGMELSVADNEKLGKILVDGKWRTLYRFDKDSAWPMKFGCLGACLDTWKPAPAVDKTKAEGIAGKLVGSVKRPDGSEQLTIDCWPVYTFTGDTEPGQTNGHNKMGLWFAVTPEGKKVPPTS, from the coding sequence ATGACAACTGCCGGATCGGTGGCTGCGGTTCTGTTGCTGGCGGCCACGGGATGCGGCAGCAGCGAAAATGGCGCGCGCAACTCGAACTCCGTACAGCCGGCCGGGGCCGGCAAACCCCTCGGAGGCGCATACGACACGGGCTACGGGGCCGGCGGCTACGGGTCGGGTGCCACGGTCGCCGGCTCCGGGTCGGGCTCGGACGTCGGCTCCGGTTCCGGCAAGGCCGAGCCGGCGGGGCAGCTGTCCGTACGCGACATCGAGAGCGTGGGCAGCGTGGTCACCGACAGCGCCGGAATGGCCCTCTACCGCTTCGACAAGGACACGCCCCAGCCTCCCAAGTCCAACTGCGAGGGGGACTGCGCCACCACGTGGCCCGCCGTCCCGGCCGACGACGCGTCGGCCGCCGCGGGCATAGACACCGCCCTCCTCGGCTCCGTCGCCCGGGCCGACGGCAGCAAGCAGCTCACCCTCGCCGGCTGGCCCGTGTACCGCTACGCGAAGGACACCAAGGCGGGCGAGGCGAAGGGCGAAGGCGTCGGCGGCACCTGGCACGCACTGGCACCGGACGGCAAGAAGGCGATCGACAAGAAACAGAAGGCGGACGGCGGCGGCGGAATGGGAGGGATGGACATGAAGGCGGGCATGGAACTCTCCGTGGCCGACAATGAAAAACTCGGCAAGATCCTGGTGGACGGGAAGTGGCGCACGCTCTACCGATTTGACAAGGACAGTGCGTGGCCCATGAAGTTCGGCTGCCTCGGTGCCTGCCTGGACACCTGGAAGCCCGCCCCGGCCGTGGACAAGACGAAGGCCGAGGGAATCGCCGGAAAGCTGGTCGGATCGGTCAAGCGGCCCGACGGCAGCGAGCAGTTGACGATCGACTGCTGGCCGGTCTACACGTTTACCGGCGACACCGAGCCCGGCCAGACGAACGGACACAACAAGATGGGGCTCTGGTTCGCGGTCACCCCCGAGGGCAAGAAGGTCCCCCCGACCTCATAG
- a CDS encoding NADH-ubiquinone oxidoreductase-F iron-sulfur binding region domain-containing protein — MTSIVDPALGCVGQPRLLAGLDVLPRLDRANHLLVHGPLPQYNSDDLVELAEGIDLKGRGGAGFPFARKLKAVIRSARTKEGRTAVVVNGTEGEPSCLKDAAMLLHSPHLVLDGALLAADAIGAEEVAIGVTRDDVEQSLRAAVAERGVAGSRLRVGRLPERFVSGEGTSLVNGLNGGAAVPNGQKVRTSERGLSGLPTLLSNTETYAQLAVAARLGVPGFRSVGLQTEPGTVMLTISGSTVVEAPLGTSLAYVLELCGSSPGQGVLVGGYHGKWLTAAAARTALLSRESLSSYKATLGAGAVLPLPEDTCPAGEVARVMRWMADETAGQCGPCVRGLPSLADAVDALVAGGGRPALEAVEARMRGVLRRGACSHPDGTSAFMASALAVFPDEMRDHALGSGCGRRVLGALPLPQDENPERLVVDWTLCKGHGLCVDVLPDVVRLDADGYPAEAVMSVPGRLRPKALRAVRRCPALALRIQE, encoded by the coding sequence GTGACCTCGATCGTCGACCCCGCCCTCGGGTGCGTCGGCCAGCCCAGGCTGCTGGCAGGACTCGACGTGCTGCCGCGGCTCGATCGCGCCAACCACCTGCTGGTGCACGGCCCGCTGCCGCAGTACAACTCGGACGATCTCGTGGAGCTCGCCGAGGGCATAGACCTGAAGGGCCGCGGGGGAGCGGGCTTCCCGTTCGCCCGCAAGCTCAAAGCCGTCATCCGCTCCGCCCGGACCAAGGAGGGGCGGACCGCCGTCGTCGTGAACGGCACCGAGGGCGAGCCGAGCTGCCTCAAGGACGCCGCCATGCTGCTGCACTCCCCGCACCTCGTGCTCGACGGCGCGCTGTTGGCGGCCGACGCGATCGGCGCCGAGGAGGTGGCCATCGGAGTGACCAGGGACGACGTGGAGCAGTCACTGCGGGCCGCCGTCGCCGAGCGCGGCGTGGCCGGCAGCCGCCTCCGCGTCGGCAGGCTCCCCGAGCGCTTCGTCAGCGGAGAGGGGACCTCCCTCGTGAACGGCCTCAACGGGGGGGCCGCCGTTCCGAACGGGCAGAAGGTCCGGACCAGCGAGCGGGGCCTGAGCGGCCTGCCGACCCTGCTCTCCAACACCGAGACGTACGCCCAGCTCGCCGTCGCGGCCCGGCTCGGGGTGCCGGGATTCCGCTCGGTCGGCCTGCAGACCGAGCCGGGTACCGTCATGCTGACGATCAGCGGTTCGACGGTCGTCGAGGCGCCGCTCGGGACGTCCCTCGCGTACGTCCTGGAGCTGTGCGGCTCGTCCCCAGGCCAGGGCGTCCTGGTCGGCGGGTACCACGGCAAATGGCTGACGGCGGCGGCGGCGCGGACGGCACTGCTCTCCCGGGAGTCCCTGTCCTCGTACAAGGCCACGCTGGGGGCGGGCGCGGTCCTGCCGCTGCCCGAGGACACCTGCCCGGCCGGCGAAGTGGCCCGCGTGATGCGCTGGATGGCGGACGAGACCGCCGGCCAGTGCGGCCCGTGCGTCAGAGGACTGCCCTCGCTCGCCGACGCCGTGGACGCCCTGGTGGCCGGGGGAGGCCGGCCCGCCCTGGAGGCCGTCGAAGCGCGGATGCGGGGGGTGCTGCGCCGCGGTGCGTGCAGCCATCCCGACGGCACCTCGGCCTTCATGGCCTCCGCGCTAGCCGTCTTCCCCGACGAGATGCGCGACCACGCCCTCGGCAGCGGCTGCGGGCGCCGTGTCCTCGGGGCGCTGCCCCTGCCCCAGGACGAGAACCCCGAACGGCTCGTCGTGGACTGGACGCTGTGCAAGGGCCACGGGCTCTGCGTGGACGTGCTGCCCGACGTGGTGCGCCTCGACGCGGACGGCTACCCGGCCGAGGCCGTCATGTCGGTCCCCGGAAGGCTGCGGCCGAAGGCCCTCCGGGCGGTGCGGCGCTGCCCTGCGCTCGCGCTGCGCATTCAGGAATGA
- a CDS encoding PucR family transcriptional regulator: MCELLNRIWARPRGEWTRVLRRELPALSAGMVEELREELPGFSALVDDLDEEVVRQRLEVALLTALGYREPAPQKQARPADPHPAPGPDCDLDSDPDPDLDSDSGPLREEDEDDHDYAAERDHPDEDEEVAEEEEYRGPPRLPDPGRRRQLAPLKVVPREGLGTPSERARRELFSALTSDMPMAEIALSELAAAADWPLPAEIRAIALATPGETQQLAAVLDDGLAGMVGGQPCLLVPSPDPETRASLEALLRGRFAAVGHPVAPRDTASSLRWALRLLSLTPNRAGLEARALFVDDHLSTLLLLQDEPLAHALAARWLRPLANLTPRQSERLEVTLLAWLEGGGAPEAAKALSVHPQTVRYRMRQLEKLFGPGLRDPRTRFELEMALRSRRLMAQVRRQNSRVSRKVRVATTDFRPLGVGRMARVNGL, translated from the coding sequence ATGTGCGAACTTCTGAACCGCATCTGGGCCCGTCCCCGAGGCGAATGGACCCGGGTTCTGCGAAGGGAACTCCCCGCGCTGAGCGCAGGGATGGTGGAGGAGCTGAGGGAGGAGCTCCCCGGGTTCTCCGCCCTGGTCGACGACCTCGACGAGGAGGTGGTCAGACAGCGGCTCGAGGTGGCCCTGCTCACCGCCCTCGGGTACCGCGAGCCCGCGCCGCAGAAACAGGCTCGGCCGGCGGACCCGCATCCGGCCCCGGGTCCTGACTGCGACCTGGACTCCGATCCGGACCCCGATCTCGACTCCGACTCCGGCCCGCTCCGGGAAGAGGACGAGGACGACCACGACTACGCGGCCGAGCGCGACCACCCCGACGAAGACGAGGAGGTGGCAGAAGAAGAGGAGTACCGCGGCCCGCCCCGGCTCCCGGACCCCGGCCGCCGAAGGCAGTTGGCCCCCCTGAAAGTCGTCCCTCGCGAAGGGCTCGGAACCCCCTCCGAACGTGCTCGGCGTGAGCTGTTCTCCGCTCTTACGAGTGACATGCCCATGGCTGAAATCGCCCTCTCCGAACTGGCCGCCGCGGCCGACTGGCCCCTGCCGGCCGAGATACGCGCCATCGCCCTGGCCACACCGGGCGAGACCCAGCAGCTCGCGGCCGTCCTGGACGACGGACTCGCCGGCATGGTCGGCGGCCAGCCGTGCCTGCTGGTCCCGAGTCCGGACCCGGAGACCCGCGCCTCCCTGGAGGCCCTGCTCCGCGGCCGGTTCGCGGCCGTGGGCCACCCCGTCGCACCCCGGGACACCGCCTCCTCCCTGCGGTGGGCCCTGCGGCTGCTGTCCCTGACCCCGAACCGTGCCGGCCTGGAGGCGCGGGCCCTCTTCGTCGACGACCACCTCTCGACCCTCCTGCTGCTCCAGGACGAGCCCCTGGCGCACGCACTGGCCGCACGCTGGCTGCGGCCGCTGGCCAACCTGACCCCGCGCCAGAGCGAACGGCTCGAAGTGACCCTGCTGGCCTGGCTGGAGGGCGGAGGCGCCCCCGAGGCCGCGAAGGCGCTGAGCGTGCACCCCCAGACCGTGCGCTACCGCATGCGGCAGCTCGAGAAGCTCTTCGGCCCCGGCCTTCGGGACCCGCGTACGCGCTTCGAGCTCGAGATGGCCCTGCGCAGCCGGCGCCTGATGGCCCAGGTACGGCGCCAGAACTCCCGGGTGAGCCGCAAGGTACGGGTCGCCACGACGGACTTCCGGCCGCTGGGCGTGGGCCGCATGGCCCGCGTCAACGGCCTGTAA
- a CDS encoding RNA polymerase sigma factor: protein MSGSRHTTPGPGRKPGPEPEPSDQDLIQQLRAAYAAGDGDPAVCELLYRRHSAAAFACARRCCRAPQDAEDLVSEAFIRTLQAVRSGAGPRDHWRPYLLSVVRHTAIEWRDGAGRTLLTPDVEAWCSPGPDGDDPQRRLLDSEDRRLVARSFQALPERWKAVLWHTLVEDDCPHHVPLLLGITPSAVTSLAFRAREGLREAYLRAHLDTAADERCRHYGSVLGAVIRRRGTPRGRGLVRHLAACRSCSRAYAELLDLNAALRAGASGVLVGL from the coding sequence ATGTCCGGCTCTCGTCACACCACGCCCGGACCGGGGCGCAAACCCGGGCCCGAGCCAGAGCCCTCCGACCAGGACCTCATACAGCAGCTCAGAGCGGCGTACGCGGCCGGCGACGGGGATCCGGCCGTCTGCGAGCTCCTGTACCGGCGGCACAGTGCCGCCGCTTTTGCATGTGCGCGGCGCTGCTGCCGCGCTCCGCAGGACGCCGAGGACCTCGTCTCGGAGGCGTTCATCCGCACCCTGCAGGCCGTCCGCTCCGGCGCCGGGCCCCGGGACCACTGGCGCCCGTACCTCCTGTCGGTCGTCCGCCACACGGCCATCGAGTGGCGCGACGGCGCCGGCCGGACCCTCCTGACCCCCGACGTCGAGGCGTGGTGCAGCCCAGGCCCCGACGGGGACGACCCGCAGCGCCGGCTCCTGGACAGCGAGGACCGCAGGCTCGTCGCCCGCTCCTTCCAGGCCCTGCCCGAGCGCTGGAAGGCCGTCCTCTGGCACACCCTCGTCGAGGACGACTGCCCGCACCACGTCCCCCTGCTGCTCGGCATCACCCCCAGCGCCGTGACCTCGCTGGCCTTCCGGGCCCGTGAAGGACTGCGCGAGGCGTACCTGCGCGCCCACCTGGACACGGCCGCCGACGAGCGGTGCCGCCACTACGGCAGCGTGCTCGGGGCGGTGATCCGGCGCCGCGGAACTCCGCGCGGCCGTGGCCTCGTCCGTCATCTGGCGGCCTGCCGGTCCTGTTCCCGTGCGTACGCCGAACTGCTCGACCTCAATGCCGCGCTGCGGGCCGGGGCGTCGGGGGTGCTCGTCGGCCTGTGA
- a CDS encoding DUF1996 domain-containing protein, which yields MSQKGHKRRLRPKHKILAAMSALVLGGGGVVLVSQGAFAGQDSRNAPVTATIDCPDVGDKLDNVPEQARNEVDANLAQLDTQVADAYKQLSSGRAKDKALLGGLKQQRDQTITKLSDTLGKAGQKPAGLDALSGCVMKEAAAADPADEPPADNGAQGAADQGAAKQGAPQQQQQQQQQQQQQQQQQQAKGGPARSDFVAIGNVKPNVRKPAARGGASTGSFAVQCGRNENGHFNPDNVIVAPGVSNGAHHMHDYVGNKTTDAFSTNNSLAQSGTTCTNGDQSAYYWPVLRLRDGKAEKDAKAPGGGQDANVGTILKPKQVTIDFKGSPVSKVTAMPRFMRIITGDAKALTNGNANANASWSCTGFENRQLKDKYPVCPKGSDVVRTFNFQSCWDGKNIDSANHRTHVAFADANGNCKKGFKAIPQLVQRIVYSVPPGSRFAVDSFPEQLHKPVTDHGDFINVMSNGLMAGAVRCINDGRACR from the coding sequence ATGAGTCAAAAGGGCCACAAACGCCGTCTGCGGCCGAAGCACAAGATCCTCGCCGCGATGTCCGCCCTGGTCCTGGGCGGCGGCGGGGTCGTGCTCGTCTCCCAGGGCGCCTTCGCGGGACAGGACTCCCGTAACGCGCCCGTGACCGCCACCATCGACTGCCCGGACGTGGGCGACAAGCTCGACAACGTCCCCGAGCAGGCCCGGAACGAGGTGGACGCGAACCTCGCGCAGCTCGACACCCAGGTCGCCGACGCCTACAAGCAGCTCTCCTCCGGCCGGGCCAAGGACAAGGCCCTGCTCGGCGGGTTGAAGCAGCAGCGCGACCAGACCATCACCAAGCTGTCCGACACCCTCGGGAAGGCGGGCCAGAAGCCCGCCGGGCTGGACGCGCTCAGCGGGTGCGTGATGAAGGAGGCGGCGGCCGCCGACCCGGCGGACGAGCCGCCCGCCGACAACGGCGCCCAGGGCGCCGCCGACCAGGGCGCCGCGAAGCAGGGCGCACCCCAGCAGCAGCAGCAACAGCAGCAGCAACAGCAGCAGCAGCAGCAGCAACAGCAGGCCAAGGGCGGACCCGCCCGCAGCGACTTCGTCGCCATCGGCAACGTGAAGCCCAACGTGCGCAAGCCCGCGGCCCGCGGGGGCGCCTCCACCGGATCCTTCGCCGTGCAGTGCGGGCGCAACGAGAACGGCCACTTCAACCCGGACAACGTCATCGTCGCGCCCGGTGTCAGCAACGGCGCCCACCACATGCACGACTACGTGGGCAACAAGACCACCGACGCCTTCTCCACCAACAACAGCCTCGCCCAGTCCGGCACCACCTGCACCAACGGCGACCAGTCGGCGTACTACTGGCCGGTGCTGCGCCTGCGCGACGGCAAGGCCGAGAAGGACGCCAAGGCCCCCGGCGGCGGCCAGGACGCGAACGTCGGCACGATCCTGAAGCCGAAGCAGGTGACCATCGACTTCAAGGGCAGCCCCGTCAGCAAGGTCACGGCGATGCCCCGCTTCATGCGGATCATCACCGGCGACGCCAAGGCCCTCACCAACGGCAATGCCAACGCGAACGCGTCGTGGAGCTGCACCGGCTTCGAGAACCGCCAGCTGAAGGACAAGTACCCGGTGTGCCCCAAGGGCAGTGACGTCGTCCGGACGTTCAACTTCCAGAGCTGCTGGGACGGCAAGAACATCGACAGCGCCAACCACCGTACCCATGTGGCCTTCGCCGACGCCAACGGCAACTGCAAGAAGGGATTCAAGGCCATCCCGCAGCTGGTGCAGCGGATCGTCTACAGCGTTCCGCCCGGCTCCCGGTTCGCCGTGGACAGCTTCCCCGAGCAGCTGCACAAGCCGGTGACCGACCACGGAGACTTCATCAACGTCATGTCGAACGGCCTGATGGCCGGTGCAGTGCGCTGCATCAACGACGGGCGCGCCTGCCGCTGA